The following coding sequences are from one Roseburia hominis A2-183 window:
- a CDS encoding YaaR family protein, with product MDIKVNQAQMVTQVPDTVTTETGDGTFKFTLASAITDAELQAKVDSLLSDITFQGNRIAEHMDIRDMKKYRGLIRDFMNEVVYRSHKFSRENFLDRKGRHRVYGLIRLIDANLDELAQELVKDEKDHITILSKIGEIQGLLLDILT from the coding sequence TTGGATATTAAGGTGAATCAGGCACAGATGGTGACGCAGGTGCCGGACACGGTGACGACGGAGACCGGCGACGGAACGTTCAAGTTCACGCTGGCGAGCGCGATCACGGATGCAGAGCTTCAGGCGAAGGTGGACAGTCTGTTATCGGACATTACGTTTCAGGGGAACCGGATCGCGGAACATATGGACATCCGCGATATGAAAAAGTACCGCGGACTGATCCGTGATTTTATGAATGAAGTGGTCTACCGCTCTCATAAGTTTTCAAGAGAGAATTTCCTGGACCGCAAGGGACGCCACAGAGTCTACGGACTGATCCGGCTGATTGATGCCAACCTGGACGAACTTGCACAGGAACTGGTCAAGGATGAGAAGGATCACATCACGATCTTGAGCAAGATCGGGGAGATCCAGGGACTTCTGTTGGATATTCTGACTTAA
- a CDS encoding nucleoside/nucleotide kinase family protein has translation MGKIYCMMGKSSTGKDTLYKMLLEDGALSLKKIIPYTTRPMRRGETDGVEYYFCGEKELSGLLEQGKVIELRAYDTVQGVWKYFTVDDHQIQDLRQNYLLIGTLEAYGKLRDYFGKERVVPIYIEVEDGIRLERAIGRERQQREPHYEEMCRRFLADAADFSEEKLLDAQITMRFVNDDLKQTEENIRDYILSQND, from the coding sequence ATGGGAAAAATCTATTGCATGATGGGCAAGAGTTCAACAGGAAAAGATACATTATATAAGATGCTTCTGGAAGACGGGGCGCTTTCGCTGAAGAAGATCATTCCCTACACGACGCGGCCGATGCGCCGGGGAGAGACGGACGGCGTGGAATATTATTTCTGCGGAGAGAAGGAGCTGTCCGGTCTTCTGGAACAGGGAAAAGTCATTGAACTCCGGGCATACGATACGGTGCAGGGAGTATGGAAGTATTTTACGGTGGATGACCATCAGATACAGGATCTGCGGCAGAATTATCTGCTGATCGGTACGCTGGAAGCATACGGGAAGCTCCGGGACTACTTCGGAAAGGAACGTGTTGTTCCGATATATATTGAAGTGGAGGATGGAATCCGGCTGGAGCGCGCGATCGGAAGAGAGCGGCAGCAGCGGGAACCGCACTATGAAGAGATGTGCCGGAGATTTCTGGCGGACGCGGCAGATTTTTCAGAAGAAAAGCTTTTGGACGCACAGATTACGATGCGGTTTGTGAATGATGATTTAAAGCAAACGGAAGAAAATATCCGCGATTATATATTGTCTCAGAATGATTGA
- a CDS encoding aminotransferase class I/II-fold pyridoxal phosphate-dependent enzyme, whose translation MYQQLISYGESDVYPFHMPGHKRRALSFPNPYTIDITEIDGFDNLHHAEGLIREAEERAAKLYGADRSYYLVNGSTCGLLAAICAAARRGDKVLAARNCHKAVYHAISMQGLAAEFLYPAITRGDLQGQITAAQVEEALTKHPDIAVVILTSPTYEGIVSDVAAIAACCHAHGAALIVDEAHGAHFGFGAGFPENAVRLGADAVIMSLHKTLPSFTQTALLHCNGTRIDPGRVARYLGVYETSSPSYLFMAGMDACIDLIREQGAELFAEYRRRLDAFYRDTADLTQLHVMRREDLCKEEAYDWDDSKLIIYAGTMGGEALHQELLGHYHLQMEMVSADYVLGMTSLMDTDEGMRRLVTALHEIDEKNRRMAEPHETAEENRKTELDGEVPEAGFTARMYRKNPRRMQIYQALDLPYREVPLDEAVGKMAADYVYLYPPGIPLIVPGEVITEEFIRHIRECRERKLNVEGQGNLAPGRIKIVYF comes from the coding sequence TTGTATCAACAGCTAATTTCATACGGGGAATCGGATGTCTACCCTTTTCATATGCCGGGGCACAAGCGCCGGGCACTTTCGTTTCCAAATCCGTATACCATCGATATTACGGAGATTGACGGATTTGACAACCTGCATCATGCCGAAGGGCTTATCAGGGAGGCCGAGGAGCGCGCGGCGAAGCTCTACGGTGCGGACCGGTCGTATTACCTGGTAAACGGGAGCACCTGCGGACTGCTTGCCGCCATCTGCGCTGCCGCACGGCGGGGAGATAAGGTACTGGCGGCAAGGAACTGCCACAAAGCGGTCTATCACGCGATTTCCATGCAGGGACTCGCGGCGGAGTTCCTCTATCCGGCAATCACGCGGGGAGATCTGCAGGGACAGATTACCGCGGCGCAGGTGGAGGAGGCGCTGACAAAGCATCCGGATATTGCGGTTGTGATCCTGACATCCCCGACCTACGAGGGGATCGTGTCGGACGTCGCGGCGATTGCGGCATGCTGTCATGCACACGGGGCGGCGCTGATTGTCGATGAAGCGCATGGGGCCCACTTCGGATTCGGAGCCGGATTCCCGGAAAATGCGGTGCGCCTTGGGGCGGACGCCGTGATTATGAGTCTGCACAAGACGCTGCCGTCGTTTACACAGACGGCGCTTTTGCATTGTAACGGCACGCGGATTGATCCCGGGCGCGTGGCACGGTATCTGGGCGTCTATGAGACGAGTTCGCCGTCGTATCTGTTTATGGCGGGAATGGATGCATGCATCGACCTGATCCGTGAGCAGGGGGCAGAACTTTTTGCGGAATACCGGAGACGTCTGGATGCATTTTACCGTGATACGGCGGACCTTACGCAGCTGCATGTCATGCGGCGGGAAGACCTCTGCAAGGAAGAAGCGTATGACTGGGACGATTCCAAGCTGATTATCTATGCGGGCACCATGGGCGGCGAGGCGCTGCATCAGGAACTGCTCGGACATTATCATCTTCAGATGGAGATGGTGTCGGCGGACTATGTGCTCGGCATGACAAGCCTTATGGATACGGACGAGGGCATGCGGCGGCTTGTGACGGCGCTCCATGAGATTGATGAAAAGAACCGGCGTATGGCGGAGCCCCACGAGACCGCTGAAGAGAACCGGAAGACGGAATTAGACGGAGAAGTGCCGGAAGCCGGATTTACGGCGCGCATGTACCGGAAGAATCCGCGCCGGATGCAGATTTATCAGGCGCTGGATCTGCCGTACCGGGAGGTGCCGCTTGATGAGGCAGTCGGGAAAATGGCGGCGGATTACGTTTACCTGTATCCGCCCGGAATCCCGCTCATCGTGCCGGGAGAAGTTATCACGGAAGAGTTTATCCGGCACATCAGAGAGTGCCGGGAGAGAAAGCTGAACGTGGAAGGGCAGGGAAATCTTGCCCCCGGTCGGATAAAGATTGTATATTTTTAA
- the mobA gene encoding molybdenum cofactor guanylyltransferase, translating to MNHALIILCGGGSTRMGTDKALLPFGEVSLLEYLVNKYKPHFSHIYLSVKKPGEYTHLSLPVTEIADLYMNAGPMSGVFSGLSMMDEDQAFILPIDTPFLEPEVGLQLLEHLDGFDIAAVSGTETDQKVPASAYSKSCLPSIGKCLLLHQFTFDTLREKCSVSYLKREEATKDSDIPADLQFSHLDTRDDYYLALRHLHCI from the coding sequence ATGAACCACGCACTCATTATCCTGTGCGGCGGCGGAAGCACGCGCATGGGAACCGATAAAGCCCTGCTGCCTTTTGGCGAAGTAAGTCTGCTGGAATACCTTGTGAACAAGTACAAACCGCATTTTTCGCATATTTACTTATCCGTGAAAAAGCCGGGCGAATATACACACCTGTCACTCCCCGTCACAGAAATTGCCGATCTGTACATGAACGCCGGCCCGATGTCCGGCGTATTTTCCGGTCTCTCCATGATGGATGAAGACCAGGCGTTTATTCTGCCGATCGACACCCCTTTTCTGGAACCAGAAGTCGGACTGCAGCTGCTGGAGCATCTGGACGGTTTTGACATCGCCGCGGTATCCGGCACCGAAACGGATCAAAAAGTACCGGCGTCCGCCTACTCCAAAAGCTGCCTGCCATCCATCGGAAAGTGTCTGCTTTTGCACCAGTTCACTTTCGATACGCTGCGCGAGAAATGCAGCGTGTCCTATCTGAAGCGCGAAGAAGCAACCAAAGACTCCGATATTCCGGCAGATCTTCAATTTTCCCATCTGGATACCAGGGACGACTACTATCTGGCGCTCCGACACCTTCACTGCATTTAA
- a CDS encoding type IV toxin-antitoxin system AbiEi family antitoxin domain-containing protein has protein sequence MSESYVINEKRELILDRVKEFIYQNGGVVKKSQLNELGIDYRRILDFVEKGDLIRIKNGYYAVRLSDFSEEELIARLFPDCVLNLETALYAYGYLDRKPYGYKLSVDKNTSKSRFKLDFPPVVPLYAEPETLTLGVTEIDYGGAKMKIFDRERLMCECLKYEDKMERELFKEGLLAYIRDPKKDVAKLMKYARERRVVKKVQTMIGVWL, from the coding sequence ATGTCAGAATCTTATGTGATTAACGAAAAGAGGGAACTCATTCTGGATCGTGTCAAAGAGTTCATCTATCAGAATGGCGGTGTGGTGAAAAAGAGCCAGCTGAATGAACTGGGGATCGATTACCGGCGGATTCTGGATTTTGTGGAAAAGGGAGATCTGATCCGGATCAAGAACGGGTACTATGCGGTGCGGCTGAGTGATTTCTCGGAGGAGGAGCTGATTGCGCGGCTGTTTCCTGATTGCGTCTTAAATCTGGAGACCGCATTGTACGCGTACGGCTATCTGGACCGCAAGCCTTACGGATACAAATTGTCGGTGGACAAGAACACATCCAAGTCGCGGTTTAAGCTGGATTTTCCGCCGGTGGTGCCGCTGTATGCGGAGCCGGAGACCCTGACACTCGGTGTGACGGAGATTGACTATGGCGGCGCGAAGATGAAAATTTTTGACCGGGAGCGCCTGATGTGCGAGTGTCTGAAATATGAAGATAAGATGGAGCGCGAGCTTTTCAAAGAAGGGCTTTTAGCGTACATCCGTGATCCGAAGAAGGATGTTGCAAAGTTGATGAAATACGCAAGGGAACGCAGAGTGGTAAAGAAAGTACAGACGATGATAGGAGTATGGCTGTAG
- a CDS encoding D-alanyl-D-alanine carboxypeptidase family protein — protein MRRANVWKKAACVALSLLYFLQIKPQVVQAADYWPEGPEVQSPSVILMEMSTGTVLYEKNSDERNYPASITKIMTTLLALENSDLNEVVTFSDDAINNTEGSGIYRDYGEQMTMEQCLYAVMLNSANECAYAVAEHVGGTVEHFVDMMNEKAAELGCTNTHFANPHGLFDENHYTTAHDMALIAKAAYQNETFRIITGTARYTIPPTNKHDEPTDLQNHNEMLYPFKTLKYRYEYCTGGKTGYTDIARSTLVTYAEKDGMSLVCVVMHTESPNQWTDSRNLFDYAFDNFQLFNIADNETRYMDSEAVEVGALNNNKAFVDIDANANIVLPKTTDFNDAASEITYDDVSENVVGTLAYTYAGRQVGKADIVTTGAVVDGYIFDNQSEVEQETDTEEETVSTVRIRPRTILLIVAGILLAVGLIFAGKKFYDNYYIIRHNREVRRNRKEQFRQIKSKSRRRRRHRR, from the coding sequence ATGCGAAGAGCGAATGTGTGGAAAAAGGCGGCATGTGTCGCCTTAAGTTTACTATACTTTTTACAGATAAAGCCGCAGGTGGTGCAGGCGGCAGATTACTGGCCGGAAGGACCGGAAGTACAGTCACCGTCCGTGATACTGATGGAGATGTCGACGGGGACGGTTCTGTACGAAAAAAACAGCGATGAGCGGAATTATCCGGCAAGTATCACGAAAATCATGACGACGCTTCTCGCGCTGGAGAATTCCGATCTGAATGAGGTCGTCACATTTTCTGATGATGCGATCAACAATACTGAGGGGTCCGGAATCTACCGCGATTACGGGGAGCAGATGACGATGGAGCAATGCCTGTACGCGGTTATGCTGAATTCGGCAAATGAATGTGCCTACGCAGTGGCGGAGCATGTCGGCGGTACGGTGGAGCATTTTGTGGACATGATGAACGAAAAAGCGGCGGAGCTGGGATGTACCAACACGCATTTTGCCAATCCGCACGGTCTGTTTGACGAGAACCATTACACGACGGCGCACGATATGGCGCTGATTGCCAAAGCGGCATACCAGAACGAGACCTTCCGGATTATTACGGGGACGGCACGCTACACCATTCCGCCGACGAACAAGCATGATGAGCCGACGGATCTGCAGAATCACAATGAGATGCTCTACCCGTTCAAGACGCTCAAGTACCGGTATGAGTATTGTACCGGAGGAAAGACGGGATATACGGATATCGCGCGTAGCACGCTGGTCACTTACGCCGAGAAGGACGGCATGAGTCTGGTATGCGTCGTGATGCATACGGAATCGCCGAATCAGTGGACCGACAGCCGGAACCTTTTCGACTATGCATTTGATAATTTCCAGTTGTTCAATATTGCGGACAATGAGACCAGATACATGGATTCCGAGGCGGTGGAAGTTGGAGCCTTAAATAACAACAAGGCGTTTGTGGACATCGACGCGAATGCCAATATCGTTCTTCCGAAGACGACCGACTTTAACGATGCGGCATCGGAGATCACGTATGACGACGTCAGCGAGAACGTGGTGGGAACGCTTGCCTACACCTATGCGGGACGTCAGGTCGGAAAAGCAGACATAGTGACAACCGGTGCGGTTGTGGACGGATATATTTTTGACAACCAGAGCGAGGTAGAGCAGGAGACAGACACCGAGGAGGAGACGGTCTCTACGGTGCGGATCAGACCGCGCACAATTTTGCTTATCGTAGCCGGAATCCTGCTTGCAGTAGGGTTGATCTTTGCCGGAAAGAAGTTCTACGATAACTATTATATTATCCGGCACAACCGGGAAGTGCGCAGGAACCGCAAAGAGCAGTTTCGACAGATAAAAAGCAAGTCAAGACGCCGTAGAAGACATAGAAGATAG
- the trmB gene encoding tRNA (guanosine(46)-N7)-methyltransferase TrmB produces the protein MRLRNIPGADAAITESVYCIKSPETHKGHWQEIFPSQQPLHIEIGMGKGRFMMDLAAAHPDINYLGIERYSSVLLRALQKMEENPLPNLFFICMDAADVAEVFDHGEVDRIYLNFSDPWPKDRHAKRRLTSRQFFARYDEVLAPEGHLEFKTDNQDLFTFSLEEIPEAGWHLDASTRDLHHDPVLNEGNIMTEYEEKFSSLGNPICKLIASR, from the coding sequence ATGAGACTTAGAAATATACCAGGTGCAGACGCCGCCATCACAGAGAGCGTCTACTGCATCAAAAGCCCCGAGACGCACAAAGGCCATTGGCAGGAGATTTTTCCGTCACAGCAGCCGCTTCACATTGAGATCGGTATGGGAAAGGGCCGCTTCATGATGGATCTTGCCGCAGCGCATCCCGACATCAATTATCTGGGAATCGAGCGCTACTCCAGCGTCCTGCTGCGCGCCCTGCAGAAAATGGAAGAGAATCCGCTCCCGAACCTGTTTTTCATCTGCATGGACGCCGCCGATGTCGCTGAGGTATTCGATCACGGAGAGGTAGACCGGATCTACTTAAACTTTTCCGATCCGTGGCCGAAGGACAGACACGCCAAGCGCCGTCTCACCTCCCGTCAGTTCTTCGCGCGCTACGATGAGGTTCTCGCGCCGGAGGGACATCTGGAGTTCAAGACCGACAATCAGGATCTTTTTACCTTTTCCCTGGAGGAGATCCCGGAAGCCGGCTGGCATCTGGACGCCTCCACCAGAGATCTGCATCACGATCCGGTGCTCAATGAAGGCAATATCATGACGGAGTACGAGGAGAAGTTCTCCTCCCTCGGCAATCCGATCTGCAAGCTGATCGCTTCCAGATAA
- a CDS encoding methyl-accepting chemotaxis protein yields MEQKNIEVQRKKGLNLMMKILITAIIPLLILVTFAGLAIRAVGVSVSDKLMQHELKTSIYAVNQTLSVISSGDWNVDGDQLYKGDYNISEHQDVLDAFKENTGLDVTLSWNTTRMATSLVRQDGSRETGTEIAADVYQTVKEKGSYFVSDNVIDGQKYYGYYEGLYNSDGSMAGLVFTGMASTSVHEIYNDRLKKNIIFMVVLAIFACIFLAIVMMKIVKAMMSMIDHLDDVAEGNLDSRISDRMTSRSDEIGNIARALYSLIGGLAMIVKNIRTSAKSLDDFSARFQNSFTTINESIHNVNTAMEDIANGATNQAGEMQKVNEQISDMNEAIAETTKNVENLTGSTEEMKEQNHKLDGTIKDLVEISDRTRESVDEVNRQTDRTNQSVMEIGSAIQMITDIASQTNLLSLNASIEAARAGEHGKGFAVVADEIRQLADQSSDSAKKIGDIVEELIKNSNKSVETMNGVLDEINEQNEKLSTTREAFDGLNTEVGNVVVAIDNIRREIETVNTAKNDVMSSMESLAAIAQENAASTEETSASMTELSGIVTDCNAQTKNLVDIAENLSDNVNQFRIKE; encoded by the coding sequence ATGGAACAAAAGAATATTGAGGTGCAAAGGAAAAAAGGTCTGAATCTGATGATGAAGATTCTGATCACGGCAATCATACCGCTACTGATTCTTGTGACTTTTGCAGGGCTGGCAATCCGGGCGGTTGGCGTTTCTGTGTCTGATAAACTGATGCAGCATGAATTGAAGACATCGATTTATGCAGTCAATCAGACCTTGTCCGTTATAAGCAGCGGCGACTGGAATGTGGACGGAGACCAGCTGTACAAGGGAGATTACAATATCTCGGAACATCAGGATGTGCTGGATGCTTTTAAGGAGAATACCGGACTCGATGTTACGCTCAGCTGGAATACGACCCGGATGGCGACTAGCCTTGTGAGACAGGACGGCAGCCGTGAGACCGGGACGGAGATAGCAGCAGATGTGTATCAGACTGTGAAAGAAAAGGGTAGTTATTTTGTGTCCGATAATGTGATTGATGGTCAGAAATATTACGGATATTATGAGGGATTGTACAACAGTGACGGTTCCATGGCGGGTCTGGTGTTTACCGGTATGGCGTCTACTTCCGTTCACGAAATCTACAATGACCGATTGAAAAAAAATATAATATTTATGGTAGTGCTTGCAATCTTTGCATGTATCTTTCTGGCAATTGTGATGATGAAGATTGTGAAGGCAATGATGTCGATGATCGATCATCTGGACGATGTTGCGGAGGGAAATCTGGACAGCAGGATCAGCGACCGCATGACGAGCCGCTCGGACGAGATCGGAAATATTGCGCGTGCGCTGTATTCACTTATTGGCGGACTGGCCATGATTGTAAAAAACATCCGGACATCCGCAAAGTCGCTGGATGATTTCAGCGCCAGGTTCCAGAACAGCTTTACGACGATCAATGAGTCCATTCATAATGTGAATACAGCGATGGAGGACATTGCGAACGGAGCGACGAATCAGGCGGGCGAGATGCAGAAGGTCAATGAGCAGATCAGCGACATGAACGAAGCCATTGCCGAGACGACAAAGAACGTGGAAAATCTCACGGGCAGCACGGAGGAGATGAAAGAGCAGAATCATAAGCTCGACGGCACGATCAAAGATCTGGTGGAGATCAGCGACCGCACCAGAGAATCGGTGGATGAGGTCAACCGTCAGACAGACAGGACGAACCAGTCTGTCATGGAGATCGGCAGCGCGATCCAGATGATCACAGATATTGCAAGCCAGACCAATCTGTTGTCCCTGAATGCGAGCATCGAGGCTGCGCGTGCGGGAGAGCATGGAAAAGGATTTGCTGTGGTGGCGGATGAGATCCGTCAGCTTGCGGATCAGTCCAGTGACTCCGCGAAGAAGATCGGTGATATTGTGGAAGAACTGATTAAGAACTCTAACAAGAGCGTCGAGACGATGAACGGTGTGCTGGATGAGATCAATGAGCAGAACGAGAAGCTTTCGACCACCAGAGAGGCATTCGACGGACTGAATACGGAGGTCGGCAATGTGGTAGTTGCGATTGACAATATCCGGCGTGAGATCGAGACAGTCAACACGGCGAAGAATGATGTTATGAGCAGCATGGAGAGCCTGGCAGCGATTGCACAGGAGAATGCGGCAAGTACCGAGGAGACGTCGGCTTCCATGACGGAGTTAAGCGGCATCGTCACGGACTGCAATGCGCAGACGAAAAACCTCGTGGATATTGCAGAAAATTTAAGCGACAATGTCAACCAGTTCCGGATCAAAGAATAA